The following proteins are co-located in the Candidatus Thermoplasmatota archaeon genome:
- a CDS encoding respiratory nitrate reductase subunit gamma: DLVVTFSLDFLKYPPMIDDTGWAKLWLRDFGFDFVGFLLLLGLLIAAGRRFIFRPKMVRTELPDATSILLLLAVVLGGFILEGMGIAGEIPGHQHDNAYSFLGYAFSLVMPSDIGQYYDQAWLLHGVMSALLIAYIPFSKLFHMIATPIAIEADKMLPEVRMA, translated from the coding sequence CGACCTTGTCGTCACATTCTCATTGGATTTCTTGAAATACCCGCCGATGATCGACGACACGGGTTGGGCTAAGCTTTGGCTGAGGGACTTCGGGTTCGACTTCGTAGGGTTCCTCCTGCTCCTCGGACTGTTGATCGCAGCTGGTCGGAGGTTCATATTCAGGCCGAAGATGGTCCGGACGGAACTCCCAGATGCCACGTCAATCCTTCTCCTACTAGCCGTAGTGCTAGGCGGTTTTATCCTCGAAGGGATGGGGATAGCAGGTGAGATCCCAGGACACCAGCACGACAATGCTTACTCGTTCCTTGGCTATGCGTTCTCCCTGGTAATGCCGTCCGACATCGGTCAGTATTACGATCAGGCGTGGCTTCTCCACGGTGTCATGAGCGCTCTGCTGATCGCCTACATACCGTTCAGCAAGCTGTTCCACATGATTGCGACGCCAATCGCGATCGAAGCAGACAAGATGCTTCCGGAGGTGAGGATGGCATGA